In Cryptomeria japonica chromosome 5, Sugi_1.0, whole genome shotgun sequence, the genomic window TTTGACTCTCTTTATCCTGATGATTGATGGATCTGTTCTAAGAAACAAACCTGCAAACATAATCAAGGGCTTTCTTTGTTTCCTTTTGGATATGCCGATCTATTCCAAGGCGTTCAACGTTCTCCACCATGGAAAGGCGTTCCTGGGCATCTCCATTGGACATCTCCTCCACTTCCCTAATCAGTTTCTCTGCACGTTCTACATAACAAGGACCCTGCAGCGCAATACAATCCATCAAGTGAATAAAACATATTAACAAAGCAAAGCAGAACTTCAGAGTAGAATGTAGAAGACTGTAAAACAAAAGAGTAGATGCAGAAGACTGTAAAACTAACTTACGTTGTGAGCTTTTGGAAGGGAGTCGATGAAATCATCTTCCCCCAAGTTGGGGTGATGATTGTTTCTGCGCCACACAGTAGATTGTTGAGTGGGTGAAGCGTTGCAAAGTATTAAACACATGAGCAAACATCTTAAGCTCATTACTGGCTCATTACTTAGATGTTTATATACATGTATTGAGAAGTCCTGGCTTTCTGTGTGGATGGGttgttgagaaatgaaaataccagaGTGAAACGAGAAAGAGAGATGGAAGCCATTCTCAGATTGATTTCAGAGATGCAAAAGCTTGATGGGTATTTAATGCCTCAATTCCACCTATTCTTTCTGTGCTTGTAAAACGCTAACTTTTCAAACAAGTGATTCTCTTGTGTGAAGCGTGGAAGATAATGAGTAGGTACCCCAAATCCCAATTGGCCAATTATATTCTGACATATGTGGATTGAAAGTCTCATTTGTGGAGCTGGTGATCCGACTGCATTTAGAGAGATAAAATCGCAGGAACAAGTATGGGATATTATTATCGTGTGGcctgcatttttttattttattttaatcctttcttttttttCGGTGGGGGAGTCCCCGTTGTATTTCAagtatgtttttggtattattattattattattttgaaataGGGATCGCGTATTGGAAATCATTTTGTTTGTTTCTTTTGACATGAAATAAGGATTCATTTCTACCAGTAATGGAAATTGGTTTGTTTGTTTTGGAGACGGAATAAGGACCCATCTTTCATATTGACTAGAAATCGTTAATAATGACATGCTATTGTATGGCATACATTTTTTATCTCAATTATTGAATGTAGCAACTATTCCAATTTACAATTGTTTCCTTTGAAGCAAAAATAGGATGCACTTTCACAAGAGTAGAAACCATTTTGTTTATTTCCTTTGTGATGAAATAGAGACCCACGACCCTACCCCCCAAGTACTAAATATCACTATTACTTTCAGACTATTGAGTGGCATGcatttttttactattttaaaatgCTGACTACTCAATCTCAATTGACACCTGCTAATATTATTaggtaggggaaaggacccagtagttgagcatgtaccaattgttgtgagggttgttgataccttttgttccaaaaattgaacaaataaaacctattgtttgaaacaaaaaatatcaatttttgttaggaaatgtaccaacagttgttaggaaatgtaccaatagttgttaagaaatgtactaatattgtaaaaagtaaccaatcaagtgatgccatgtcagctgcacaactattggggtctcttttgcatgcctattggtctcacttttttggggggctgttttggacaccttggcaaaaagcatgctgatgtggccctgaaaccttagttataagcaggggacttgccaagtaagctgctgtaaaaaaatcggagtgatttgaaatttccaagtaggattttgagaagtgcgaagttagggtgcacaactactgggtcctttcccctagcctatacactttttttttttgagtCAAGTTGTATTTGAACATGCCTTGGAGTATATGCATTTGTATATTTTTTCCCTCCTTGAGGTGACATAGGGACCCATCCCACGAGCATTGGAAATCATTTTGTTTGTTTGCTTTGATGCAAAATAGGGACCCACTTTCACAAGTAGTGGAAATCGGTTTGTTTGTTTCCTTTGAGATGAAATAGGGACCCATCCCCACATGCACTAGAGATAGATATTAATGACATACTATTGTATGGCATGCATTTTTAATCTCAATTATTTAATGTAGCAACCATTCCAATTTAAAATAGaagcccaaatccaaaaatagaagccttctacgatgtctccaaaaaccgatcaatgaagccccaatagctctgataccatgtaggattttgccaagatcaagggcacaatgaaaagcataaaaaagacaatagaatgacaagaacaaactgtattctcatcaaaatgcaaaatgatcaactggattaaccaatacaatgaatagaggcctgcttatataggcaaggccatatggatgtatgagcacacaaatatgacatgtggctcaatgagaaacaagggtag contains:
- the LOC131039542 gene encoding alpha pinene synthase, chloroplastic isoform X2 codes for the protein MSLRCLLMCLILCNASPTQQSTVWRRNNHHPNLGEDDFIDSLPKAHNGPCYVERAEKLIREVEEMSNGDAQERLSMVENVERLGIDRHIQKETKKALDYVCR
- the LOC131039542 gene encoding alpha pinene synthase, chloroplastic isoform X1, with the protein product MSLRCLLMCLILCNASPTQQSTVWRRNNHHPNLGEDDFIDSLPKAHNGPCYVERAEKLIREVEEMSNGDAQERLSMVENVERLGIDRHIQKETKKALDYVCRLKLLGLRKLLV